A window of Balneola vulgaris DSM 17893 genomic DNA:
TCGGCGCTGCAGAGCTTAACTTCCGTGTTCGGGATGGGAACGGGTGGGACCCCTGCGCAATGGCCACCTTCAAAAAATGATTCAATAAAAAAAGTAAGTTCTTTGACATGTCCCCGATTGCTCGGGGTGAAGAAAAAGTATAACAAGAGCTGTTACTGCACTTGCCCGCCGAGGTGGCGGTGCAAGCCATATAAACAAAGCCAATGGCCTAATTAGTACGGCTCGGCTAAACATGTTACCATGCGTACACCTGCCGCCTATCAACCTGGTCGTCTTCCAGGAGGCTCATAGGGAATACTTATCTTGGAGCGTGCTTCGCGCTTAGATGCGTTCAGCGGCTTATCACTTCCGAACATAGCTACCCTGCGATGCATGCGACCACACAACAGGTACACTAGCGGTTCGTCCACTCCGGTCCTCTCGTACTAGGAGCAGCCCTCCTCAATATTCCAACGCCCACAGCAGATAGAGACCGAACTGTCTCACGACGTTCTGAACCCAGCTCGCGTACCGCTTTAATTGGCGAACAGCCAAACCCTTGGGACCTTCTCCAGCCCCAGGATGCGATGAGCCGACATCGAGGTGCCAAACCTCCCCGTCGATATGAACTCTTGGGGGAGATAAGCCTGTTATCCCCGGAGTACCTTTTATCCTTTGAGCGATGGCCCTTCCATGCGGTGCCACCGGATCACTAAACCCCACTTTCGTGCCTGCTCGACCTGTATGTCTCGCAGTCAAGCACCCTTATGCTTTTACACTCTACGCACGATTGCCAACCGTGCTGAGGGTACCTTTGGGAGCCTCCGTTACTCTTTAGGAGGCGACCGCCCCAGTCAAACTACCCACCATACACTGTTCCCCCGTAAGGGTTAGACTTCACCTGTAACAAGGGCGGTATTTCAAGGATGGCTCCACGACGCCTGGCGACGCCGCTTCAAAGCCTCCCGCCTATCCTACACATATTACAGCTAAAGCCAATGTAAAGTTGTAGTAAAGGTTCACGGGGTCTTTTCGTCCCGCTGCGGGTAATCGGCGTCATCACCGATACCACAATTTCACCGAGCTCATGGCCGAGACAGTGCCCAAGTCGTTACACCATTCGTGCAGGTCGGAACTTACCCGACAAGGAATTTCGCTACCTTAGGACCGTTATAGTTACGGCCGCCGTTTACTGGGGCTTCAGTCAAGGGCTTCGCCGAAGCTAACCCCCTTCTTTAACCTTCCAGCACCGGGCAGGTGTCAGTCCCTATACATCGCCTTACGGCTTAGCAGAGACATGTGTTTTTGGTAAACAGTCGCTTGGGCCTTTTCACTGCGCCCTGACAAAGTCAGGGGATCCTTCTCCCGAAGTTACGGATCTAATTTGCCTAGTTCCTTAGCCATGAATTACTCGAGCACCTGAGGATACTCTCCTCACCCACCTGTGTCGGTTTGGGGTACGAGCGCTTCCAACAAACTACGACGCTTTTCTTGGCAGCATGATTACCTCCACTATCCCTTCATCCGAAGAATCCAGGTACTGTCAGGTTTCAGCCTTAATAGGAGACGGATTTGCCTATCTCCTGGCCTACGCCCTTTAACGTGCATTCGTCAGCACGCGGGAGTGTCACTTCTGCGTCACGCCTTAGCCACGCGTTGGTCGCGGTAGCGGAATATTTAACCGCTTTGCCATCGGCTTCCCCGGCATTACCGGGTACACCTTAGGTCTCGACTAACCCTGATCCGATTAGCGTTGATCAGGAACCCTTGGGTTTACGGTGGACGGGTTTTTCACCCGTCTTATCGTTACTCATGCCTACATTTTCGCTTCCAGTCGCTCCACCATCTCTCGCGAGACAACTTCAACGCCACTGGAATGCTCCCCTACCGATCTTTCAATCCCACAGCTTCGGCAACAGACTTATGCCCGCTTATTATCGACGCCGAGTCGCTTGACTAGTGAGCTATTACGCACTCTTTAAAGGAATGGCTGCTTCTAAGCCAACCTCCTAGTTGTCTGAGCAACTCAACTTTCTTTGATCAACTTAGCCTGTATTTAGGGGCCTTAGCTGGTGGTCTGGGTTGTTCCCCTCTCGCCACAGGACGTTATCACCCTGCGACTGACTGCCTGGCGGCTCGTCACCGGTATTCGGAGTTTGTCTAGGTTTGGTACCCGGTGAAGGGCCCTAGCCTAATCAGTGCTCTACCTCCGGTGAGACAAAACCAGACGCTATACCTAAATATATTTCGGGGAGTACGAGCTATCTCCAAGTTTGATTGGCCTTTCACCCCTATCCACAGTTCATCCGAAGACTTTTCAACGTCAACCGGTTCGGGCCTCCACGGTGTCTTACCACCGCTTCACCCTGACCATGGATAGATCACTTGGTTTCGCGTCTGCCCCGCTGTACTGCACGCCCTATTCAGACTCGCTTTCGCTACGGCTCCACCCCTAAGGGGCTTAACCTCGCACAACAGGAGCAACTCGTAGGCTCATTATACAAAAGGCACGCCGTCACAACATAAATGCTGCTCCGACCGCTTGTAAGCACACGGTTTCAGGTACTATTTCACTCGCCTTCTCGGCGTTCTTTTCACCTTTCCCTCACGGTACTGGTTCACTATCGGTCATGCAGATGTATTTAGCCTTACCGGATGGTGCCGGCTGGTTCACGCAAGGTTTCACCGGCCTCGCGCTACTCAGGATACCCGCCTTCAAATAATCGGTACACCTACAGGGCTTTCACCTTCTGTGGCGCTGCTTTCCAGACAGCTTCGATTTAAGATTACTTGAATTACGCAGGTCCTACAACCCCACGCCCCGTAGGACATGGTTTGGGCTCCTCCCCGTTCGCTCGCCACTACTTGGGGAATCACTATTGTTTTCTCTTCCTCCGGGTACTTAGATGTTTCAGTTCCCCGGGTATGCCTCCTCGAAAGGATACCCTAATAAATTAGAGTGGGTTGCCCCATTCGGAAATCTGCGGATCAAAGTTCTTTTGCAACTCCCCGCAGCTTATCGCAGCTTTACACGTCCTTCTTCGCCTCTGCATGCCTAGGCATCCACCGTGTGCCCTTCATTGCTTATTTTATATGACTTGCACGACCCCTCGCGAGGCGCACAAGCATACGCAGTTATTTGAGCTTGTTTTTGTGGGCCGCGAGAAGTACTACACCTCTCGCAGCTACCCTAGGCGCATCACGTACATAATACGTGATACTGGGTCTGATGAGAATCCTCATCAAACCTTACATTGTTATACTTTTTCACCATGTCAAAGAACTCCGCGTACCCCGCGGTAGGGCCAGTTGCACCCGCAAGGGCCAACCAACAATATTCATTAATTATCGCGCATAAGACCGGGGTTGTTGCCAACCCACTCACTCTATTATGCCATCCACAGCGGCTGCGCCTCGCGCCCGGCCACCTTAAAAATGTGTGGAGCTACGGGGATTCGAACCCCGGACCCCCTGCTTGCAAAGCAGGTGCTCTAGCCAGCTGAGCTATAGCCCCCTCTCTTTGGAAAAGTGGGCTTGGGAGGACTTGAACCTCCGACCTCACGCTTATCAGGCGTGCGCTCTAACCACCTGAGCTACAAGCCCCAATTACTTGGGCGGTTGCACCTCACCAGCTACGCGCTGGCCGCAGGCTACCTCCACTGCTCTGCTTTCCATTTTGCAGCATAGGACAGATTGTTTGTTACGAGCTCGTGTAAAACGTCGTTGCTCTCCTTAGAAAGGAGGTGATCCAGCCGCACCTTCCGGTACGGCTACCTTGTTACGACTTAGCGCCAGTTACCAGGCTTACCCTAGGCAGCTGCCCCCCAAAGGGTTGGCTCACCGACATTAGGTACTCCTGACTTCCATCGCTTGACGGGCGGTGTGTACAAGGCCCGGGAACGTATTCACCGCGTCGTTGCTGATACGCGATTACTAGCGATTCCAACTTCACGGAGTCGAGTTGCAGACTCCGATCCGAACTGAGAATGGTTTTAAAGATTTGCTCCTCATCGCTGAGTGGCGACCTTCTGTACCATCCATTGTAGCACGTGTGCAGCCCTGGACGTAAGGGCCATGATGACTTGACGTCGTCCCCACCTTCCTCACTACTTGCGTAGGCAGTCTAGCTAGAGTCCCCACCATTACGTGCTGGTAACTAACTACAGGGGTTGCGCTCGTTGCGGGACTTAACCCAACACCTCACGGCACGAGCTGACGACAGCCATGCAGCACCTTCCATAACGTTCCGAAGAAACCCTCTGTTTCCAGAGGTAGCGTTGTGGATTTAGCCCAGGTAAGGTTCCTCGCGTTGCATCGAATTAAGCCACATGCTCCACCGCTTGTGCGGGCCCCCGTCAATTCCTTTGAGTTTCATCGTTGCCGACGTACTCCCCAGGTGGCATACTTAATGCGTTAACTGCAGCACTGGCCCCGAAAGGCCAACACCTAGTATGCATCGTTTACAGCGTGGACTACCAGGGTATCTAATCCTGTTCGCTCCCCACGCTTTCGTGCCTCAGCGTCAGTTGTAGACCAGTAAGCCGCCTTCGCCACTGATGTTCTTCGTAATATCTATGCATTTCACCGCTACACTACGAATTCCACTTACCTCTTCTACACTCAAGACTACCAGTATCCAGGGCCATTTTACCGTTAAGCGGCAAGATTTCACCCCAGACTTAATAGCCCGCCTACGCACCCTTTACACCCAATGATTCCGGACAACGCTTGCACCCTCCGTATTACCGCGGCTGCTGGCACGGAGTTAGCCGGTGCTTATTCAAGGAGTACCGTCACACCAGATCGAAATCCAGTCGTTCTTCCTCCTCAAAAGCCGTTTACAACCCATAGGGCCTTCATCCGGCACGCGGCGTGGCTGCGTCAGGCTTTCGCCCATTGCGCAAGATTCCTCACTGCTGCCTCCCGTAGGAGTCTGGGCCGTGTCTCAGTCCCAGTGTGGGGGATCATCCTCTCAGACCCCCTAACTATCATCGCCTTGGTGAGCCGTTACCTCACCAACTAACTAATAGTACGCAGCCCCATCTCTAGCCGGTCGAAACCTTTAACAACTGTGGCCATGCGGCCCCGCTGCATTATGCGGTATTAGCATCCCTTTCGGAATGTTATCCCCCAGCTAAAGGCAGGTTAGCTACGCGTTACTCACCCGTCCGCCAGTCTCCAGTGACTGCAAGCAGTCACCTTCTCCTTCGACTTGCATGTGTTAAGCCCGCCGCCAGCGTTCGTCCTGAGCCAGGATCAAACTCTCCATTGTAAATAATTTATATATACTCTGTGAGCTCGGTCCTACACTCCATCATTCAAAAGAATAACTTCATAAGCTCGCACAAACAATCTGTCTTATGCTTCAATAATGTCCAAAGAACTGTTTGTTTCGTTGTGATGATTTCATTTCCGAAACAGATTCCAAAGATACGGGATGTTTCACCTCGATGTCAACTTTATTTTAGAAAAAATCTAAACTTTTTTTGACGGTGCCGTTTTTAATACTCTCTGGGGGTATTAGGGCACAAAAAAAGAAGTGTCGTACAAGTGTACAACACTTCTTGTAACAATAATTCAATAATTATTTTTTGTCGGAAGACTCTTCTTCTGACGACGTCTCTTCGCTAGCCTCTACTTCTTCAGTAGTTGCTTCAGATTTAGCTTCTACGGCCTCATCTGTGGTTGGCTTATTCGCCTTACCAGCTCTACGAGTACGCTTCTTCTTAGTAGTATTTCCTTCTGGTTGAATATCATTGAAATCTACTAACTCAATGATTGCCATTTCGGCTCCATCACCAGCTCTAAAGCCAGCTTTGATCACTCTAGTGTACCCACCAGGTCTGTCACCAACCTTTGGTCCTACTTCATCAAAGATGGCCTTCACAGCCTCTTTGTTTTGAAGCGATGAGAAAACCTCTTTTCTATTGTGATGCACGTCTTCTTTAGCACGTGTAATCAGAGGTTCAACAAACATTCTTAGTTCCTTGGCTTTGGCTACAGTAGTAACAATTCTATGCTCTCTGATAAGAGCGATAGCAAGTGCACGCATTGTTGCTCTTCTGTGAGAAGCCGTACGACTTAGTTTTCTACCTTTTACTCTATGGCGCATTTTTTATTCCTTTACTACTTAGTCTAAATATTTTGATACATCCATTCCGAACTGAAGATTCTTCTCTTCAATAACTTCTAAAAGCTCGGTCAAAGATTTCTTACCGAAGTTA
This region includes:
- the rplQ gene encoding 50S ribosomal protein L17, which gives rise to MRHRVKGRKLSRTASHRRATMRALAIALIREHRIVTTVAKAKELRMFVEPLITRAKEDVHHNRKEVFSSLQNKEAVKAIFDEVGPKVGDRPGGYTRVIKAGFRAGDGAEMAIIELVDFNDIQPEGNTTKKKRTRRAGKANKPTTDEAVEAKSEATTEEVEASEETSSEEESSDKK